CCAGCGCTGCGGCAATACGCTTGGTTACTTCCTTATCCGCCGCGGATGGCTGCTGGGTGCCGCCGGGATGATTATGCGCCAGAACTACGCTGTTCGCCTGATGGCGCAATGCAGTCTCAACAATGATTCTTGGATATACCGGCGCTTCATTGATCGTTCCTTCATGAACCATTGCAGCGCAATTCACCCTGTTTTGCGCATCTAAACAAACAAGATAAAAAGCCTCGTACACCCTCCCGGCAAACAGGGAAACAATGTATTCACCCGCCTTGGCTGAACTGCTGAGTGCCGGCTTCTCGCCCCACTTACCCTTGAAGTAGCGTCGTGTCAAGGATGGAATCAGCGAAACCAGAATCGCCGTGTTTTCACTTACACCGCATCG
This region of Veillonellales bacterium genomic DNA includes:
- the radC gene encoding DNA repair protein RadC, whose product is MSETMHEGHRKRVRARYLSEGLDTFADHQVLEMLLFYAVPMKDTNELAHKMIGEFGSLAGLFEADPQDIRQRCGVSENTAILVSLIPSLTRRYFKGKWGEKPALSSSAKAGEYIVSLFAGRVYEAFYLVCLDAQNRVNCAAMVHEGTINEAPVYPRIIVETALRHQANSVVLAHNHPGGTQQPSAADKEVTKRIAAALGAIAIHVNDHIIVSGDQYFSFAENNLL